The Pseudomonas allokribbensis genome has a window encoding:
- the flgG gene encoding flagellar basal-body rod protein FlgG codes for MLPALWVAKTGLSAQDTNLTTISNNLANVSTTGFKRDRAEFQDLLYQIKRQPGAQSTQDSELPSGLQVGTGVRIVGTQKNFTAGSLQTTEQPLDMALDGRGFFQILQPDGTTSYTRDGTFHLDSNGQIVNASGFALEPAIVIPNNAQTFTVGRDGTVSITVAGNAASQVIGNLQTADFINPAGLQAVGNNLFLETAASGAPQIGTPGLNGFGTTLQNTLETSNVSTVEEMVNMITTQRAYEMNSKVISTADQMLSFVTQNL; via the coding sequence ATGCTTCCGGCTCTATGGGTTGCCAAAACCGGTCTGTCCGCCCAGGACACCAACCTGACCACCATTTCCAACAACCTGGCGAACGTGTCGACCACGGGTTTCAAACGTGACCGCGCCGAGTTCCAGGACCTGCTGTATCAGATCAAGCGTCAGCCAGGCGCTCAGTCGACCCAGGACAGCGAACTGCCGTCGGGTCTGCAAGTGGGTACCGGTGTGCGCATCGTCGGCACCCAGAAGAACTTCACCGCCGGTAGCCTGCAAACCACCGAGCAGCCGCTGGACATGGCCCTCGACGGCCGTGGTTTCTTCCAGATCCTGCAACCGGACGGCACTACGTCCTACACCCGTGACGGTACTTTCCACCTCGACTCCAATGGCCAGATCGTCAACGCCAGCGGTTTCGCTCTGGAGCCGGCCATTGTCATCCCGAACAACGCCCAGACCTTCACCGTTGGCCGTGACGGCACCGTGTCGATCACCGTTGCCGGCAACGCCGCCTCGCAAGTGATCGGCAACCTGCAAACCGCCGACTTCATCAACCCGGCCGGTCTGCAAGCCGTGGGCAACAACCTATTCCTGGAAACCGCCGCTTCCGGCGCGCCGCAAATCGGCACTCCGGGCCTGAACGGTTTCGGCACCACCCTGCAGAACACCCTGGAAACCTCCAACGTCAGCACCGTGGAAGAGATGGTCAACATGATCACCACTCAGCGCGCTTACGAGATGAACTCCAAGGTGATCTCCACCGCCGACCAGATGCTCTCGTTCGTAACGCAGAATCTGTAA
- a CDS encoding flagellar basal body rod protein FlgF — MDKYLYVAMTGASQNALAQKAHANNLANISTNGFQRDLEQARSMPVFGDSFPARAFAMSERPATDFTAGSLVETGRDLDVAVTGNGFIAVQNPNGGESYVRTGSLNIDALGVLRAGNGMPVMGNGGPIAVPPQQQVEVGEDGTISIRAMGEGPRVMAEVDRIKLVNPDIKNMNKGLDGSIYTKDGQPAPADANVKLVSGFLESSNVNAVEEMTSVLALAKQFELHVKMMNTAKDDDQAMARVLQIS; from the coding sequence GTGGACAAGTACCTTTATGTGGCAATGACCGGCGCCAGCCAGAACGCACTGGCGCAAAAGGCTCATGCCAACAACCTGGCGAACATCTCCACCAATGGTTTTCAGCGCGACCTGGAACAGGCGCGTTCGATGCCGGTGTTCGGTGACAGCTTTCCGGCGCGTGCGTTTGCCATGAGCGAACGGCCCGCCACCGACTTCACCGCAGGCTCCCTGGTGGAGACCGGTCGCGACCTCGACGTCGCCGTGACCGGCAACGGTTTCATTGCCGTGCAGAACCCCAACGGCGGCGAAAGCTACGTGCGCACCGGCAGCCTCAATATCGACGCCCTGGGCGTGCTGCGTGCCGGCAACGGCATGCCGGTCATGGGCAACGGCGGACCGATTGCCGTGCCGCCGCAGCAGCAGGTGGAAGTCGGTGAAGACGGCACCATCAGTATTCGTGCGATGGGCGAAGGCCCGCGCGTCATGGCCGAAGTCGACCGGATCAAACTGGTCAATCCGGACATCAAGAACATGAACAAGGGCCTGGACGGTTCGATCTACACCAAGGACGGCCAGCCTGCGCCGGCCGATGCCAACGTCAAACTGGTGTCGGGTTTCCTGGAGTCGAGCAACGTCAATGCCGTGGAAGAAATGACGTCGGTGCTGGCCCTGGCCAAGCAGTTCGAGTTGCACGTCAAGATGATGAACACCGCCAAAGACGACGACCAGGCCATGGCTCGGGTCTTGCAGATCAGCTAA
- a CDS encoding flagellar basal body P-ring protein FlgI, producing MLAAALMSAAFGAHAERLKDIASISGVRSNQLIGYGLVVGLNGTGDQTTQTPFTLQTFNNMLSQFGIKVPPGSGNVQLKNVAAVSVSADLPAFAKPGQQVDITVSSIGNSKSLRGGTLLLTPLKGIDGNVYAIAQGNLVVGGFDAEGRDGSKITVNVPSAGRIPGGASVERSVPSGFNQGNSLTLNLNRSDFTTAKRIVDKINDMLGPGVAQAIDGGSIRVTAPLDPSQRVDYLSILENLEVDPGQAVAKVIINSRTGTIVIGQNVKVSPAAVTHGSLTVTITEDPIVSQPGPLSNGQTAVVPRSRVNAQQEAKPMFKFGPGTTLDEIVRAVNQVGAAPGDLMAILEALKQAGALQADLIVI from the coding sequence ATGCTCGCTGCGGCGTTGATGTCCGCAGCCTTTGGTGCCCACGCCGAGCGGCTGAAAGATATCGCCAGCATCTCTGGCGTGCGTTCCAACCAGTTGATCGGCTACGGCCTGGTGGTCGGGCTTAACGGCACCGGCGACCAGACGACGCAAACCCCGTTCACCCTGCAGACCTTCAACAACATGCTCTCGCAGTTCGGTATCAAGGTGCCGCCGGGATCGGGCAACGTGCAGTTGAAAAACGTCGCGGCGGTATCGGTGAGTGCCGATCTGCCGGCGTTCGCCAAACCGGGTCAGCAGGTCGACATCACCGTTTCGTCCATCGGTAACTCCAAGAGCCTGCGCGGCGGCACCCTGTTGCTGACCCCGCTCAAGGGTATCGACGGCAACGTCTACGCCATCGCTCAGGGCAACCTGGTGGTCGGCGGTTTCGATGCTGAAGGTCGTGACGGTTCGAAGATCACCGTCAACGTTCCGTCGGCCGGTCGCATCCCGGGCGGTGCATCGGTCGAACGTTCGGTGCCGAGCGGTTTCAACCAGGGCAACAGCCTGACGCTGAACCTCAACCGTTCCGACTTCACCACCGCCAAGCGCATCGTCGACAAGATCAACGACATGCTCGGCCCTGGCGTTGCCCAGGCCATCGACGGTGGTTCGATCCGCGTCACCGCGCCGCTCGATCCGAGCCAGCGCGTCGACTATCTGTCGATCCTGGAAAACCTCGAAGTCGACCCGGGTCAGGCCGTGGCGAAAGTCATCATCAACTCGCGTACCGGCACCATCGTCATCGGCCAGAACGTGAAAGTTTCGCCGGCCGCCGTGACCCACGGCAGCCTGACCGTGACCATCACCGAAGACCCGATCGTCAGCCAGCCGGGCCCGCTGTCCAATGGTCAGACGGCCGTGGTGCCGCGCTCGCGGGTGAATGCTCAGCAGGAAGCCAAACCGATGTTCAAGTTCGGCCCGGGCACCACCCTCGACGAAATCGTGCGTGCGGTGAATCAGGTCGGCGCGGCACCGGGTGACCTGATGGCCATTCTCGAAGCACTGAAGCAGGCCGGCGCGTTGCAAGCCGATCTGATCGTGATCTGA
- the flgJ gene encoding flagellar assembly peptidoglycan hydrolase FlgJ, with product MDMRKSGLVSSSDSGSYSDLNRLNQLKVGDKNSDGNMRKVAQEFESLFLGEMLKSMRSATEALGQDNPLNTPAAKQYQEMYDQQLAVSLSREGGGIGLADVLMKQMSKNKPMAPGEAAAASAAKQQEALAKTAAVETPIAAGTVATNGPLSRLNGERPLWASRSVHAPNTQLTHRNDMEMINQRRLALPPKLADRLLAGLVPSATPTAATQLPQRATTAAATGSGPLYNGDWLARAEADKASGGQMQIYGRAMAQIPLAPAKKAFSNADEFVNTMLPMAKEAAARIGVDPRYLVAQAALETGYGKSVMRAQDGTSSHNLFGIKASSNWQGDSARAITSEFRNGQMVKETAEFRSYASYKDSFHDLVTLLQSNNRYQDVLKSADNPEQFVRELQKAGYATDPNYASKISQIARQMTVNQNYAAAGVSTTPL from the coding sequence ATGGATATGCGCAAAAGCGGTCTGGTCAGCAGCAGCGATTCGGGTTCGTACTCCGACCTCAATCGTCTGAACCAGCTCAAGGTCGGCGACAAGAACAGTGACGGGAACATGCGCAAGGTTGCGCAGGAATTCGAATCGCTGTTCCTCGGTGAAATGCTCAAGTCGATGCGTTCGGCCACTGAAGCGCTGGGCCAGGACAACCCGCTCAATACGCCGGCAGCCAAGCAGTATCAGGAAATGTACGACCAGCAACTGGCGGTGTCTCTGTCCCGCGAGGGCGGTGGTATCGGTCTGGCTGACGTGCTGATGAAGCAGATGTCGAAGAACAAACCGATGGCACCGGGCGAGGCCGCCGCCGCGTCGGCTGCCAAGCAGCAGGAAGCCCTGGCCAAGACCGCTGCGGTGGAAACGCCGATTGCCGCCGGCACCGTGGCTACCAACGGTCCGCTGTCGCGCCTCAATGGCGAACGTCCGTTGTGGGCCTCGCGTTCGGTGCATGCGCCGAACACCCAGCTGACCCATCGCAACGACATGGAAATGATCAACCAGCGTCGCCTGGCGCTGCCACCGAAACTGGCTGATCGCTTGCTCGCCGGTCTGGTGCCTTCGGCCACGCCGACGGCGGCCACTCAATTGCCGCAACGAGCCACGACGGCCGCTGCCACCGGTTCCGGTCCGCTGTACAACGGCGACTGGCTGGCCCGCGCCGAGGCGGACAAGGCCTCTGGCGGGCAGATGCAGATTTACGGTCGCGCCATGGCGCAGATTCCGCTGGCGCCAGCGAAGAAGGCATTCAGCAACGCCGACGAATTCGTCAACACCATGCTGCCGATGGCCAAGGAAGCGGCGGCGCGCATCGGTGTCGATCCGCGTTACCTGGTGGCTCAGGCCGCACTCGAAACCGGCTATGGCAAGTCGGTCATGCGCGCCCAGGACGGCACCAGCAGTCACAACCTGTTCGGCATCAAGGCCAGCAGCAACTGGCAGGGCGATTCGGCCCGTGCGATCACCAGCGAGTTCCGCAACGGGCAGATGGTCAAGGAGACGGCGGAGTTCCGTTCCTACGCCTCGTACAAGGACAGCTTCCACGATCTGGTGACTTTGCTGCAGAGCAATAATCGCTATCAAGATGTGCTGAAGTCGGCCGATAACCCAGAACAGTTTGTACGCGAGTTGCAAAAGGCCGGTTACGCAACCGACCCGAACTACGCAAGCAAGATTTCGCAGATTGCCAGGCAGATGACGGTAAATCAGAACTACGCTGCGGCCGGCGTTTCAACAACGCCTTTATAA
- the flgH gene encoding flagellar basal body L-ring protein FlgH has protein sequence MKRFVSVLALGGVVSLAGCVAPTPKPNDPYYAPVLPRTPLPAAANNGSIYQAGFEQNLYSDRKAFRVGDIITITLNEKTQASKNANSQVAKNSKTGIGLTSLFGGSGTTNNPLGGNDLSLDVGYSGDRATKGDSKAAQGNTLTGSITVTVADVLPNGIIAVRGEKWMTLNTGDELVRIAGLVRADDIATDNTVSSTRVADARITYSGTGSFADASQPGWFDRFFLSPLFPF, from the coding sequence ATGAAACGCTTCGTATCTGTTCTGGCATTGGGTGGGGTGGTCTCGCTCGCGGGCTGCGTCGCTCCGACGCCCAAGCCCAATGACCCTTACTACGCCCCGGTGTTGCCGCGGACGCCGTTGCCGGCGGCCGCCAACAACGGCTCGATCTATCAGGCCGGTTTCGAACAGAACCTGTACAGCGACCGCAAGGCGTTCCGGGTCGGTGACATCATCACCATCACCCTGAACGAGAAGACTCAGGCCAGCAAGAACGCCAACTCGCAAGTGGCCAAGAACAGCAAGACCGGCATCGGCCTGACTTCGTTGTTCGGCGGCAGCGGCACCACCAACAACCCGTTGGGCGGTAACGATCTGAGCCTGGACGTCGGCTACAGCGGCGACCGTGCGACCAAGGGTGACAGCAAGGCGGCCCAGGGCAACACCCTGACCGGTTCGATCACCGTGACCGTCGCCGACGTGCTGCCCAACGGCATCATCGCTGTGCGCGGCGAGAAGTGGATGACCCTCAACACCGGTGATGAGCTGGTGCGGATCGCCGGTCTTGTTCGTGCCGATGACATCGCCACCGACAATACCGTGTCGTCGACCCGGGTCGCCGATGCGCGCATCACCTACTCGGGCACCGGTTCGTTCGCCGATGCGAGTCAGCCAGGCTGGTTCGACCGTTTCTTCCTCAGCCCGCTGTTCCCTTTCTAG